The genomic stretch ACGTATGCACTGATTTAACTAATTAATTAATTCTGGAGTATAATATGACACCTATAATTAAATGATGGTATTGAATGTCAAAATAGCAGTAGCAGCACTGCAGCAGCTAGAGGAGAAGATGGTCTTCACAATGACTTGGATAGCTAGCTAGCTTCTTTTAGCTTAGCTTCTTGGTGGATTGATGCATGTATACGTGCATGCATGCATACGTTGCTGGCCGGTCGGACAATGTGGACATACGCAAACGTGTACTAGTACTAGTATATTTGTGTATTGGTGGAGATGTACTCAGCTTTATACCTTAAGAAGGAACAGAAAATAAAGCGCACACATATGTTGAGAGATCCCATCCATCCTACTTCACGTTGCAGCTTACAGTATTCATTAAGCGCTAGATGTGGTCTAACCAAACAGCAACATCCTGCTCAGTCTCAAATCGATCGAGTGTAGCGCCTCATCCCTCGGTGTGACACCAGTTTGTGCAACGCCCCACTCCAGGGCGCTACACAACCAAGATGCGGGACCCACGTGTCCACGCTGGCGAGTGTGtcacgccaagcaccacggcgcgaCATAGATGTCTGCAGCGCCCTAGACTCTGGCGCGGCACAAAAAGATTATTTTGTAAAATTGTTTTGTTCGgagtttattttttgaatttgtttcgcGTAAGGGTTAACTTTGTCGAAATTGTCAATACAAACATCCAAATATAACCTAAGTCAAAACAGCCTGGCCACGTGCTGGATGCTACTGAATCAGAACGTGCCTCCGCAGAATTATTGGACATGGAATGTACCGCGTTGGTTCAGATTTGAATTGCTTAAAAATCGGAAATGGCCTCCCCACGTGCTGAATGCTACATCTACGGACGCTTTTTTTTTTTAAGGAAACAAAATTGGTTTTTATTCTGAGTTTCATTTTTAGATTCTATCTGAGGGATTTGCGATCGTTGTAGAAACTCCATTCTCGCTACGAGAATTACCCACACCTATTCCATACCTTTAAACCCCTGACCACCTAGACCTCTAGTATAGTAACTAAATAAACCAACTACGGACTCACCATAATTCTGGCATTTTCTTttgagagaagtccaatttacgCTCTTAAACTTATCTTAAAGTTCAGCTTTGTAACTCTTAACTTTACTTTGATTCAACTTTCAATCCTAAACTCTAAAAATGGTTCAGAATCACCCCTTGCATTGTATTAAGATGGTTTTTCGTGTATCGTGTATGTTGTATGTTGATGAGTTGGCACAGTATATAGGAATAAAAACCCACTAACTGGCGAGAAAAACCGGTTGAAAACATGTCAAAAAAGGGTAGAAAATCCAATTCCGAACGATTTATAGAATTTAGGGTTGAAGATTAAATCAAAGTAAAGTTAAGGGTTGTAATCTAAACTTTGAGACGAGTTTAGGAAAGTAAATTGGACGTCCCTCTTTTCTTTTTGAGATGATAATTCCGGGATTTCCGGTTTTGGTAGAGATCGATAGAGAGATTTGAGTTGGGTTTTGGAGGATTTACTTTTAATACCCGGCCCTAAATATCTCAATTTTCCCCATCGCGTGACAGGAGCCAAGAGAGGAGCGACGCTAGGGTTCAACTcgcccgcgccgccacgcccGCCGGCGACCCTCCGCCTCCACCGTCTTCCCTCAGTCTCCGTCCGGATCCCACCGTCCTCGCCCGACTCGGCCCCCTCTCGCAAGGTCGACGGCGCCAACAACCTCCCAGCCGGCCCGTCCCCTCCGGCAGACGCCCTCTTCGGTCGAGCTGGACTCCGCCCACTCCTCCCCGGCCGACCTCCTGCAAGTCTTGCAAAAGATGCGGAAAGCTAAGAGGGGTGGTGATCATCTCACTAGAAGCTCTCGTAAGAACAGAAGAGATTCCAAGAATGAATCATTGGTCTCAGGTCGCTTCCTTGGGGACTCTGATCAAGGTGTTCGGCCTGGCCTCAGCGATAGGACAATAGCATGTTTGTCTAAAAGTGTCGCCTCTATTACTTTGTACAATGGAGACACAGTCTTATTTTCATGCTCGGGCATAGCTATTGAACGCCGGGGCTGTCACCTTACAAGGTTTCTGACTTCTGCAAGTTTGGTTAGAGCTCTCAATGCTACAAATGAAGACCATGATGACTTGAAGATTGACGTGCGCCATGAAGGCAATGAAGTGTATATGGGGACGATGTCTCATTATGATTTAGATCGCAACTTTGCTGTTGTCAATGTCCATGGGTTCCTTGATGTTCAGGTTGGATCTTTCCTAGATGCAATGCATGTTCTGCCCCATGGTGAGATATTAGTAGTTATAGGGCGTGGCGTCTCTGGTGAAATAGTAGCCAAGAATGTTGAATTTGATGGTGATTCAAGGGTATCTGAGGAtgatgaagatcttgatggtAGAATCTCAGAGGCTTGGGAAGGTGGGCCACTTGTTTCTGTTGATGGGAAGGTTGTTGGCATGAACCTTTTTCTGACTACTACAAGAGCCGTTTTCCTACCATGGGGCACGATTCTCAAGCATCTGGAGCATTACTGGACATCCCTACAAAAGAAGACTGGTTTTGCATGCTCAAAAACTTGGAAGGTTTACTggtttggagaaagacccgctggTGAGAAATCTAACAGCCATACACAAGTACATGGAGATTTTCTGAACCAGGAGCAGTTAGATCTAGACTCCATGGGTTACCCGAAGTTACCATCCTCCATGGTTGGAGCTGGCATGATTTTGGTCAATACTTTTGAAGAGACTTTTGGCGACATATATGGTGAAGGTGTCTGGCGAAAATTTAGTAAAAAAGCTTCTAACATAAATCGCAATGTTgtcgcactggcttcattcagtgGTGAAAAAAGGCTTTTTGCTTGCACGGGTTTTTTTATTGAATGGAATGGATCTACGATAATTTTGACATCAGCAAGCTTGGTTAGAAATTCAGGTGATGAGAACAAGATTGTTGAAAACTTGAGGATTGAAGTGTTGCTTAATGGCCAATGCAGAGAAGGGAAGTTACAGAATTGTAGTCTCCATTACAACGTTGCTCTAGTCAGTGTCAAGGATTACCGTGCTGTTCGTCCATTAAATACTTTGCTTCATTGGCACAAGGCTATCAAAGTAGCAGCTATAGGGCGTTGCTTCAAATCGGGAGCGTTAATGGCTACTATTGGGGATGAGGTTTCCTGGACAGGCACACTTGATTGCGATTACCTCTCAACTTCCACATGCAAAATCACTAAGGCTGGTATTGGAGGCCCTCTTGTTAGTCTTGATGGGGATGTTATTGGCATGAACTTCTATGATAAGAAAATAGGAACCCCTTTCATGTATTTGGAGGACATTTACAACGTTCTAGCATCGTTTGAGACAAAAAGTAAACCTGGTGAAGTTGGCAATGACAGTGATCCCTCTGGAGAAGCGCCTTTCTGGAAAATGGACGATGATGACAAAACTAAGTTAAACAGTTGGCCTGTGCCCATGCCTCGCTGGTGCAATCCTGACTCTGCGGACGAGGATaaatctgatgatgatgatgagttgGGCTTTGATCCCAAAACTGGCCGCGCGCGGCCGAGTTACGGTTACTTTAAGGGAAAGAAAGTCATGATGTTCTAGATGCAGTCTCACCCTTGATTGTCCACACAATCTCCATAGCATTGCTTGTTTGAGATGGCAGAAGTCCTCTGGCTTGATGAAGTCTTAGTATGTGCTGCCTTTGTATCTTGGAATCATTCTGTGCTATGTCGTGTAATAGCATGCAGTGGTAGTTCAAGTTACACTATTGTACTAAGACTGACAAATTTGCTGCCTGTGGTGTTTGCCGTAAACTGTTTTGGGCACAAATCAATGTTCCGtcccaaaagaaaaagaaattgcttTGAGATGTTTGCATGAATTTTAGTTTCCTAACTAACCTCTTTGATAGTACGACATGCTCTCAACACAAGCAGATTATAAAATCTAGGTGTGTTAAAATCTAGGTGTGTCATCACTTTTCTCATCTTGGAGTCGCATTGAGTTTTATCCAATTAGCACATGTGAGGTGGATGTTTCTAGTGTATTTGGTTTTTTCTTACTTGATGTAAACCTGCAGAATTAGGAGTAAGAAAATGATATTTTTGGTACAATTTTTTTGAGGAAATTCTTGGTACAAATTAAGTAGTTAGCTGCTTGACATGCTTCCTCCTGAAACAGTCTACCTGCTATCCAGAAATTTGATTGGGGTTCGTGGACAGATTAAGTAGGATGCCCGTTTTGCGTCCATATACAAGGCGAACGAAGACACGGTGAATCCTACTACAGTACAATATCTGTCGTTGAAATTCATGGCTGGTGAAAGTTTGCTTGTCTTGATCTGTTCGTTGTGTGCGTTCAATTCAGATTGTTTGTCCTTTGTATTTTTTGACAGCCAGATGGTTTGTCCAGTGCGGCTGgttttccaacaaaataacagTCTAACTGCGGTCACACAAAGTTCTGAACCAGGATGCGAAGATTCCAAGCCCAGATCACGCAAGGAACAGGGGCCAAGGGGGCACACACGAGGCGCCGATCCCCGCAGACGTCCCCATCGCCGTGATCGCCGGCGGCTCCTCCGCCACACACCCGCCCCAGCCGCCGTCCCGACCTCTCGCCAGCGATAAGCAAATCCCGCCCCCGTCCCTCCCGTCCACAAAGACCCTTTCTTTACCTCTCCTACCTCGCTCCTCCTCTCCACTCCACCCTTCCCCAATCCCAGCCCCAATGGCGTCCACTGccgcgccgcccgcagccctcgtCGCCCGCCGCGCCGCAGCCGCGTCCACCGCGGCGCCGCTCCGACGCGCGGGGCTCGCGGCCGGGTGCCAGCCGGCGCGGTCGCTGGCGTTCGCGgccagcggcgccgccggcgccgacccGCGCCTCGCGATCCACGTCGCCTCGCgctgccgcgccgcctcgtccgcGCGCGGGACCCGGGCCGTGGCAACCATGGCCAAGAAGAGCGTCGGCGACCTCGGCGCCGCCGAGCTCGAGGGGAAGCGCGTGCTCGTCCGGGCCGACCTCAACGTGCCGCTCGACGACAGCCAGAACATCACCGACGACACCCGTATCCGCGCCGCCATCCCCACCATCAAGTACCTCCTCGAGAAGGGCGCCAAGGTCATCCTCTCCAGCCACTTGGTAAGCCTCCCATCTCTGTCCCTTTCCCAGAAATCGACCATCTCGGTCTCATGTATGCAATGTAGGAATCCAGGACTTGCAAAATGTTTTAATGTGCTCAAGATATACATGATGTATAAGCACTAAACGCTAGCTCTGCCAGTTGCCAGTTTATTAACCTGTCCTAAAACAACTGTTCATCATTGCCAGAGAATTGCTAAATACAGAGTATTTAAAAAAAACAGGGGGTGATCCCCGGTTCCATTACTTGATAACGAAACCCATCTAAATACAAATCTTTTAACTCATCATCGTTTATAACTCTATAAGACTATAACCACAAAATGTTTTTAGCTGAAACCTGCTGCCTGAGCCAAATCATTATTCTGCATCACTACTCTAGCAGTGAATTTTCTTTTGATTATCAAGTGTGATACATTGAAATCCATATTTTCTTTTCTAGCAACTCTTTTCTAAATGATAATCCAATGCTAGTTTCACACGTAGCTGTTTATGATTGCCTCATGTTATCGCTGTGATTCATAACCTTGTTTCTCCATGGATTTGCAGGGTCGCCCTAAGGGTGTTACTCCTAAGTTTAGCTTGGCTCCCCTTGTGCCAAGATTGTCCGAGCTTCTTGGCATTACGGTAAGCTTTATCTTACACCATCAATACTTCTAAATTCTAATTGAGCATATGTTGAGGTGATTGTTTTGATTAAACACCTTGTTGTTCATGATTTAGGTGACAAAAGCAGATGATGTTATTGGCCCGGAGGTTGAGAAATTGGTGGCTGCCCTGCCAAACGGTGCTGTTTTGCTCCTCGAGAACGTAAGGTTCtacaaggaagaggagaagaatgAGCCCGAGTTTGCAAAGAAGCTCGCTGCACTAGCTGATCTTTACGTGAACGATGCATTCGGAACAGCCCACAGAGCACATGCATCCACTGAGGGAGTTACCAAGTTCTTGAAGCCTTCTGTTGCAGGATTCCTTTTGCAGAAGGTTACTACTTTTATTTTTACATTTGAAGTTTGATACTTGAATTCTATTAACACACTGCACCAcacagcaaaagaaaaaaaaaaaggtctACAACAGAAGACTTAAAATCTTGTTTTGTCCTTTCGTTGATTCCAAACTGTGTCCTAAGTTCTGAACCATTTTTTTTAATTGCAGGAACTTGACTACCTTGATGGAGCTGTTTCAAACCCTAAGCGCCCATTTGCTGCCATCGTGGGTGGTTCCAAGGTGTCATCCAAGATTGGGGTTATCGAATCCCTGTTGGAGAAGTGTGATATCCTTCTTTTGGGTGGTGGTATGATCTTCACGTTTTACAAGGCACAAGGACTCTCTGTGGGTTCTTCCTTGGTTGAGGAAGATAAACTTGAGCTGGCAACAACTCTCCTGGCAAAGGCAAAAGCAAAGGGTGTCTCCCTTTTGTTGCCATCTGATGTTGTCATTGCTGATAAGTTTGCTCCTGATGCTAACAGCCAGGTATGTTACGCTTTTTTCCCCCCTTCACTGTTGATAATTATCTGTAGACCTTTCCTAGTCAAGTTGAAGCAGTTCACGGATCCGTGAAGATAATTATCAGTTTATCAGTACTTAACAAGACTCTTTTCTGTAGACTGTTGCAGCATCTGCAATTCCTGATGGTTGGATGGGGCTGGACATTGGCCCAGATTCAGTCAAAACATTCAATGATGCCCTGGACACAACACAGACAATCATTTGGAATGGACCAATGGGTGTCTTTGAATTTGACAAGTTTGCAGTTGGAACTGAGGTAATTCCCTGTGCAGTACATTCATCCAGCTTTACTGTGGAACAATTTGCACAGAAAGAAACTTGACTGTGAATCTGTGATATCTCTCATGTAGGCTGTTGCAAAGAAGTTGGCGGAGCTTAGCAAAAAGGGTGTCACAACTattattggaggtggagactccgtTGCGGCTGTTGAGAAGGTGGGAGTGGCTGATGTTATGAGCCACATCTCAACGGGAGGTggtgctagcttggagttgttggAAGGAAAGCAACTCCCTGGAGTCGTCGCATTGGACGAAGCTGTCACAGTCACCGTATGAGGCTAAGCTTCACCATGTTGCATCTTCAGTTTTCATTGTACTGTTCTAAACGTGCTATGTTCTCCTCGTTTGCACCTCTTCGACCACTCGAAATGTAAGAGACCAATGTTTTATAGAGAAATACTGGGAGATGTTTGAATAACACCCCTCACCATTTGTGTTCACTCAGTGTTATCTTTTCTCAGTTAACATAATTAACACCTGAAGTGATTAAATGCCAAAGATGGACTATAGGACTGAGACCTGTGGTGTTCCCTCTGAACTTCCTGTGTCTGCACcaactttgttactctgctgggtCAAGAATGTTTGATTCTCGTTTTCTTTTCTATTCCAGGGAAGTAAACTCTAGAGGTGCTGACTGTTGTGAAGTAGATGTGCATTAGAGTAAGCGATTGTCGAAGTTGAGTTGTGGAACAATCTGGCACATGTTCACTTCTCAATCTGAATGTCCCCTCCTGCCAGCACTACTGAGTCAGCACAAAACTTATGTATCAGCTGAGTGAGCTGATCACTGTAAACATaatacattttttttttcttactGAAAACATAACCACATGTGTGCTGTTGTAAAATCTTTCATCGAAGGATCATTGTTCAGTTTGGAATTTGGACATGGTAGCCTTCA from Lolium rigidum isolate FL_2022 chromosome 4, APGP_CSIRO_Lrig_0.1, whole genome shotgun sequence encodes the following:
- the LOC124648497 gene encoding uncharacterized protein LOC124648497 — its product is MRKAKRGGDHLTRSSRKNRRDSKNESLVSGRFLGDSDQGVRPGLSDRTIACLSKSVASITLYNGDTVLFSCSGIAIERRGCHLTRFLTSASLVRALNATNEDHDDLKIDVRHEGNEVYMGTMSHYDLDRNFAVVNVHGFLDVQVGSFLDAMHVLPHGEILVVIGRGVSGEIVAKNVEFDGDSRVSEDDEDLDGRISEAWEGGPLVSVDGKVVGMNLFLTTTRAVFLPWGTILKHLEHYWTSLQKKTGFACSKTWKVYWFGERPAGEKSNSHTQVHGDFLNQEQLDLDSMGYPKLPSSMVGAGMILVNTFEETFGDIYGEGVWRKFSKKASNINRNVVALASFSGEKRLFACTGFFIEWNGSTIILTSASLVRNSGDENKIVENLRIEVLLNGQCREGKLQNCSLHYNVALVSVKDYRAVRPLNTLLHWHKAIKVAAIGRCFKSGALMATIGDEVSWTGTLDCDYLSTSTCKITKAGIGGPLVSLDGDVIGMNFYDKKIGTPFMYLEDIYNVLASFETKSKPGEVGNDSDPSGEAPFWKMDDDDKTKLNSWPVPMPRWCNPDSADEDKSDDDDELGFDPKTGRARPSYGYFKGKKVMMF
- the LOC124707400 gene encoding phosphoglycerate kinase, chloroplastic — translated: MAKKSVGDLGAAELEGKRVLVRADLNVPLDDSQNITDDTRIRAAIPTIKYLLEKGAKVILSSHLGRPKGVTPKFSLAPLVPRLSELLGITVTKADDVIGPEVEKLVAALPNGAVLLLENVRFYKEEEKNEPEFAKKLAALADLYVNDAFGTAHRAHASTEGVTKFLKPSVAGFLLQKELDYLDGAVSNPKRPFAAIVGGSKVSSKIGVIESLLEKCDILLLGGGMIFTFYKAQGLSVGSSLVEEDKLELATTLLAKAKAKGVSLLLPSDVVIADKFAPDANSQTVAASAIPDGWMGLDIGPDSVKTFNDALDTTQTIIWNGPMGVFEFDKFAVGTEAVAKKLAELSKKGVTTIIGGGDSVAAVEKVGVADVMSHISTGGGASLELLEGKQLPGVVALDEAVTVTV